In a single window of the Acipenser ruthenus chromosome 20, fAciRut3.2 maternal haplotype, whole genome shotgun sequence genome:
- the LOC131698809 gene encoding small ribosomal subunit protein bS16m-like: MVHLSSLLLKHYHGGHVVIRLALGGCTNRPFYRIVAAYNKRARDSKHIEQLGSFDPLPNIYNEKLVSLNFERIKYWIACGAHPTKPVARLLGLSGFFPLHPMTVTKAERLRKTAGQKEALGAPGEVSEEASESKPETA; this comes from the exons ATGGTTCACCTGT CCTCTTTGCTGCTGAAGCATTACCACGGGGGCCACGTCGTCATCCGGCTGGCCCTCGGCGGCTGCACCAACCGGCCCTTCTACCGCATCGTGGCGGCTTACAACAAGCGAGCCAGAGACAGCAAGCACATCGAGCAGCTGGGCTCCTTCGACCCGCTGCCCAACATCTACAACGAGAAGCTGGTCAGCCTCAACTTCGAGAGGATCAAGTACTGGATTGCCTGCGGGGCGCATCCCACCAAACCCGTAGCAAGACTTTTAG GCCTGTCGGGGTTCTTCCCCCTGCACCCCATGACCGTGACCAAGGCGGAGCGATTGCGGAAAACAGCGGGGCAGAAAGAGGCCCTCGGAGCTCCCGGAGAAGTGAGCGAGGAGGCCAGCGAGAGCAAACCAGAGACAGCTTAG